A genomic segment from Modestobacter roseus encodes:
- a CDS encoding protein kinase domain-containing protein, producing MHPTGRLIDGRYQLTSLIATGGMGQVWQGRDTVLDRDVAVKVLRSEYTGDPTFLARFRSEAQLSAGLLHPHIATLFDYGEVPAQHPGDEHLAYLVMELVRGESLSQLLHREHRLTPDRTLEVLRQCAAGLAAAHAGGVVHRDVKPGNVLLADDGTVKLTDFGVALSAASVSLTQTGQVIGTAHYLSPEQAQGSRATPASDVYALGLVGYECLAGHRAFDAESSVQVALMQIRDTPAPLPADVPEPVRALIGAALAKDPAQRIADGAALRDAVDDVRAGRPLPGPVTDRTTVLPTASAASTASTASTADETTVLPPAGSASAARSTPATRVFAAPVPSGGSPAGARPAGSTGARPGGPGRGAAPADPPAPRSRRRLALAGLALLAVAALVFGITQVTDSGTTGDADTTPPPTTGTSAPETTGAQTTQTVTVTAADFVGRPVDDVQAELNELGLAVDLVPRRTADVDPGEVVAVSPTGELSPGSTVTVEYATEPPAASPPSTTPPSSPPPSTTPAPSTGGDEDEANEDEPDEDEPDENEPGNGGGNGNGGGNGNGG from the coding sequence GTGCACCCCACGGGCCGGCTGATCGACGGCCGCTACCAGCTGACCTCCCTGATCGCGACCGGCGGCATGGGTCAGGTCTGGCAGGGGCGCGACACCGTGCTCGACCGGGACGTCGCGGTGAAGGTGCTGCGCAGCGAGTACACCGGTGACCCCACGTTCCTGGCCCGGTTCCGCAGCGAGGCGCAGCTCTCCGCGGGGCTGCTGCACCCCCACATCGCCACCCTCTTCGACTACGGCGAGGTCCCTGCCCAGCACCCGGGTGACGAGCACCTGGCCTACCTGGTCATGGAGCTGGTGCGCGGGGAGTCGCTCTCCCAGCTGTTGCACCGCGAGCACCGGCTCACCCCCGACCGCACCCTGGAGGTCCTCCGGCAGTGCGCCGCCGGGCTGGCCGCCGCGCACGCCGGCGGCGTGGTGCACCGGGACGTGAAGCCGGGCAACGTGCTGCTCGCCGACGACGGCACCGTCAAGCTCACCGACTTCGGCGTCGCCCTGTCGGCGGCGAGCGTCTCCCTCACCCAGACCGGCCAGGTCATCGGCACCGCCCACTACCTCTCCCCCGAGCAGGCGCAGGGCTCACGGGCCACCCCGGCCAGCGACGTCTACGCCCTGGGGCTGGTGGGCTACGAGTGCCTCGCCGGGCACCGGGCGTTCGACGCGGAGAGCTCGGTGCAGGTCGCGCTGATGCAGATCCGGGACACCCCGGCACCGCTGCCGGCCGACGTCCCCGAACCGGTCCGCGCCCTGATCGGCGCGGCGCTGGCCAAGGACCCGGCCCAGCGGATCGCCGACGGCGCCGCCCTCCGGGACGCCGTCGACGACGTGCGCGCCGGACGCCCCCTGCCCGGCCCGGTCACCGACCGCACCACCGTGCTGCCCACCGCCTCCGCCGCCTCCACCGCCTCCACCGCCTCCACCGCCGACGAGACGACGGTGCTGCCACCGGCCGGCTCGGCGTCGGCCGCCCGGTCGACCCCGGCCACCCGGGTGTTCGCCGCCCCGGTGCCCTCCGGCGGCTCCCCCGCCGGAGCCCGGCCGGCCGGGTCGACCGGCGCACGCCCGGGTGGCCCGGGCCGCGGTGCGGCCCCGGCCGACCCGCCGGCACCGCGCTCGCGCAGGCGGCTCGCCCTGGCCGGCCTGGCGCTGCTGGCCGTGGCCGCGCTCGTCTTCGGCATCACCCAGGTGACCGACAGCGGCACGACCGGCGACGCCGACACCACGCCCCCACCGACCACCGGCACCTCCGCTCCCGAGACGACCGGGGCGCAGACCACGCAGACCGTCACCGTCACCGCCGCCGACTTCGTGGGCCGGCCGGTCGACGACGTGCAGGCGGAGCTGAACGAGCTCGGCCTGGCGGTCGACCTGGTCCCCCGCCGCACCGCCGACGTCGATCCCGGCGAGGTCGTGGCGGTCTCCCCGACCGGCGAACTCAGCCCCGGCAGCACGGTCACCGTCGAGTACGCCACCGAGCCCCCGGCAGCGTCCCCGCCGAGCACCACCCCGCCGAGCAGCCCCCCGCCGTCCACCACCCCGGCCCCGTCGACCGGCGGCGACGAGGACGAGGCGAACGAGGACGAGCCCGACGAGGACGAACCCGACGAGAACGAACCCGGGAACGGCGGCGGCAACGGGAACGGCGGCGGGAACGGGAACGGCGGCTGA
- a CDS encoding glucose 1-dehydrogenase: MPDQFTFTDPTTRYRTDGFPEQSQDAPGLAQDLAPRADHGETSYRGTGRLTGRKALVTGADSGIGRAAAIAFAREGADVVLNYLPSEQSDAEQVAALIEEAGRKAVLAPSDIAEESAARALVHTAVDELGGLDIVANVAGRQTYVDDLADVTSEQFDRTFKTNVYALFWIVQEALPHLPAGATIINTSSIQAYQPSPGLVDYATTKAAINTMSKALAQQLAPKGIRVNVVAPGPFWTPLQASGGQPTEALPEFGQETPLGRAGQPAELGPAYVFLASPESSYVSGETLNVNGGMPTP; this comes from the coding sequence GTGCCCGACCAGTTCACGTTCACCGACCCGACCACGCGGTACCGCACCGACGGCTTCCCCGAGCAGAGCCAGGACGCCCCCGGCCTCGCCCAGGACCTGGCGCCGCGCGCCGACCACGGCGAGACCAGCTACCGGGGCACCGGGCGGCTCACCGGCCGCAAGGCGCTGGTCACCGGCGCCGACTCCGGCATCGGCCGGGCGGCGGCGATCGCCTTCGCCCGCGAGGGCGCCGACGTCGTCCTCAACTACCTGCCCAGCGAGCAGTCCGACGCCGAGCAGGTCGCAGCGCTCATCGAGGAGGCCGGCCGCAAGGCCGTGCTCGCCCCGTCCGACATCGCCGAGGAGTCCGCCGCCCGGGCGCTGGTGCACACGGCGGTCGACGAGCTCGGCGGGCTGGACATCGTCGCCAACGTCGCGGGCCGGCAGACCTACGTCGACGACCTCGCCGACGTGACCAGCGAGCAGTTCGACCGGACCTTCAAGACCAACGTCTACGCGCTGTTCTGGATCGTGCAGGAGGCCCTGCCGCACCTGCCGGCCGGCGCGACGATCATCAACACCAGCTCGATCCAGGCCTACCAGCCCTCTCCCGGCCTGGTCGACTACGCCACCACCAAGGCCGCGATCAACACGATGAGCAAGGCGCTGGCCCAGCAGCTCGCCCCCAAGGGCATCCGGGTCAACGTGGTGGCCCCCGGCCCGTTCTGGACGCCGCTGCAGGCCTCCGGCGGCCAGCCGACCGAGGCGCTGCCGGAGTTCGGCCAGGAGACCCCGCTCGGTCGCGCCGGCCAGCCGGCCGAGCTGGGGCCGGCCTACGTCTTCCTCGCCTCCCCGGAGTCCAGCTACGTCAGCGGGGAGACCCTCAACGTCAACGGTGGGATGCCGACCCCCTGA
- a CDS encoding hemerythrin domain-containing protein yields the protein MTAAVLPRPAAAPTPDPDRLPSTAAVAYQRVLHGLARRELRLLAELTSWAPADDTARAGELAAHADLVARVVVQHHATERDLLWPLLLTGLPDGVREDARGEVRAWTTRATLIDQLLRDLTTAGRQWAVAGGDRAQEVFAGACTRLAAAVGVHTAAEERALLPLVATHLTSADWAAISRAAGNPLSGREQMLVLGLALEDACAGDRARLMVGLPRAARTAWRLFGRRDFRAAVVRLRGAPPAA from the coding sequence ATGACCGCCGCGGTCCTCCCCCGCCCTGCGGCCGCTCCGACCCCCGACCCCGACCGGCTGCCGAGCACGGCCGCCGTCGCCTACCAGCGGGTGCTGCACGGGCTCGCCCGCCGCGAGCTCCGGCTGCTCGCCGAGCTGACCTCCTGGGCGCCGGCCGACGACACCGCCCGCGCCGGCGAGCTGGCCGCCCACGCCGACCTGGTCGCCCGGGTGGTCGTGCAGCACCACGCCACCGAGCGCGACCTGCTCTGGCCGCTGCTGCTCACCGGGCTCCCCGACGGCGTGCGCGAGGACGCCCGGGGCGAGGTGCGGGCCTGGACGACCCGGGCCACGCTGATCGACCAGCTGCTGCGGGACCTGACCACCGCCGGCCGCCAGTGGGCGGTCGCGGGCGGCGACCGGGCCCAGGAGGTCTTCGCCGGGGCGTGCACCCGGCTGGCGGCCGCCGTCGGCGTGCACACCGCCGCCGAGGAGCGCGCACTGCTGCCGCTGGTCGCCACGCACCTCACCTCGGCCGACTGGGCGGCGATCAGCCGGGCCGCGGGCAACCCGCTGTCCGGGCGGGAGCAGATGCTCGTGCTCGGCCTGGCCCTGGAGGACGCCTGCGCCGGCGACCGGGCCCGGCTGATGGTGGGGCTGCCCCGCGCGGCGCGGACCGCGTGGCGGCTCTTCGGCCGACGTGACTTCCGCGCCGCCGTCGTCCGGCTGCGCGGCGCCCCGCCCGCCGCCTGA